The Opitutus sp. ER46 genome contains a region encoding:
- a CDS encoding response regulator, giving the protein MSTSQRRPLVVLVEDSEDDAFFFRWAVGKCTRDCEVVHLADGGLAMTYLRAMQAGEQPRPDLLFLDLKLPVFSGFEILGWIQAQHFEPPLEVIVLSGSEHGSDLLRARACGAADYCVKPISPAQLHQRLELLAQPPARLPMPAVPLAPHPAAAS; this is encoded by the coding sequence ATGTCCACTTCCCAGCGCCGGCCTCTCGTCGTGCTCGTCGAGGATTCGGAAGACGATGCGTTCTTCTTCCGGTGGGCCGTCGGCAAATGCACGCGCGACTGCGAGGTCGTCCACCTCGCCGACGGCGGGCTCGCCATGACCTACCTGCGCGCCATGCAGGCGGGGGAACAGCCGCGTCCCGATCTGCTGTTTCTCGACCTGAAGCTGCCGGTGTTCAGCGGCTTTGAGATTCTCGGCTGGATCCAGGCCCAGCATTTCGAGCCCCCACTCGAAGTGATCGTGCTCAGCGGTTCCGAGCACGGCAGCGACTTGCTGCGTGCGCGCGCCTGCGGCGCCGCGGACTATTGCGTGAAGCCGATCTCCCCGGCCCAGCTCCACCAGCGGCTCGAGCTCCTCGCGCAGCCCCCCGCCCGCCTACCGATGCCGGCTGTCCCCCTGGCGCCCCATCCCGCGGCCGCGTCATGA